From a single Camarhynchus parvulus chromosome 6, STF_HiC, whole genome shotgun sequence genomic region:
- the UNC5B gene encoding netrin receptor UNC5B isoform X1 has product MPPPSLLLLLLLLSFFLPALLLRRALAAAGLEYSDVLPESFPSAPAETLPHFLREPQDAYIVKNKPVELVCRANPATQIYFKCNGEWVNQNDHVTKESLDEVTGLLVREVQIEVSRQQVEELFGLEDYWCQCVAWSSAGTTKSRRAYVRIAYLRKNFDQEPLGKEVPLEHEVLLQCRPPEGVPQAEVEWLRNEDVIDPSQDTNFLITIDHNLIIKQARLLDTANYTCMAKNIVAKRRSTTAAVIVYVNGGWSTWSEWSPCNNRCGRGWQKRTRTCTNPAPLNGGSFCDGQPFQKITCTTLCPVDGAWTEWSKWSACSTECTHWRSRECAAPAPRNGGKDCSGVLLDSKNCTDGLCLHNKRILNEPKSHLLEATGDVALYAGLVVAIFVFVVILMAVGVVVYRRRRRDFDTDITDSSAALTGGFHPVNFKTSRHDNPQLLHPSMQPDLTASAGVYRGPMYALQDSSDKIPMTNSPLLDPLPSLKIKVYNSSTASSSSPGLHDGTDLLGGVPATGTYPGDTARDGHFANVRSKGLGSQHLLSLPREHGYSASGTFGYLGGRLTMPGTGVSLLVPHGAIPQGKFYEMYLVLNKAETALLPSEGTQTVLSPAVTCGPTGLLLCRPVVLTIPHCADVASSDWIYQLKTQSHQGNWEEVVTLDEETLNTPCYCQLEAKSCHILLDQLGTYVFVGESYSRSAIKRLQLAIFAPTVCTSLEYSLKVYCLEDTPDALKEVLELERTLGGYLLEEPKPLPFKDSYHNLRLSIHDIPHALWRSKLLAKYQEIPFYHIWSGSQRALHCTFTLERYSQASTELTCKICVRQVEGEGQIFQLHVTLGEHGSSSDTLRSHHSGATATSTSSTTQVGPYAFKIPLSIRQKICNSLDAPNSRGNDWRLLAQKLSMDRYLNYFATKASPTGVLLDLWEAEHQDDGDLNTLASALEEMGKSEMLVVMATEGDC; this is encoded by the exons GGCTGGAGTACAGCGATGTGCTGCCCGAGTCGTTCCCGTCGGCGCCGGCCGAGACGCTGCCGCACTTCCTGCGCGAGCCGCAGGACGCCTACATCGTCAAGAACAAGCCCGTGGAGCTCGTGTGCCGCGCCAACCCCGCCACGCAGATCTACTTCAAGTGCAATGGAGAGTGGGTCAACCAGAACGACCACGTCACCAAGGAGAGCCTGGACGAGGTCACCG ggctgctggtgcGGGAGGTGCAGATCGAGGTGTCCCGGCAGCAGGTGGAGGAGCTCTTTGGCCTGGAGGATTACTGGTGCCAGTGCGTGGCCTGGAGCTCGGCCGGCACCACCAAGAGCCGCCGGGCCTACGTCCGCATCGCCT acCTACGGAAGAACTTTGATCAGGAGCCTCTGGGCAAGGAGGTGCCGCTGGAGCAcgaggtgctgctgcagtgccgCCCCCCTGAGGGGGTCCCACAGGCTGAG GTGGAGTGGCTGAGGAACGAGGACGTCATCGATCCCAGCCAGGACACCAATTTCCTGATCACCATCGATCACAACCTGATCATCAAGCAGGCCCGGCTGCTGGACACTGCCAACTACACCTGCATGGCCAAGAACATCGTGGCCAAGCGCCGGAGCACCACGGCCGCTGTCATTGTCTACG TGAATGGTGGCTGGTCCACCTGGTCTGAGTGGTCTCCGTGCAACAACCGCTGTGGCCGGGGCTGGCAGAAGCGCACGCGGACCTGCACCAACCCCGCGCCCCTCAATGGCGGCTCCTTCTGCGACGGGCAGCCCTTCCAGAAAATCACCTGCACCACCctctgcccag TGGATGGTGCCTGGACAGAGTGGAGCAAGTGGTCGGCGTGCAGCACCGAGTGCACACACTGGCGCAGCCGGGAGTGCGCAGCCCCCGCTCCCCGCAATGGCGGCAAGGACTGCAGCGGCGTGCTGCTGGACTCCAAGAACTGCACTGACGGCCTCTGCCTGCACA ATAAAAGAATTCTAAACGAGCCCAAAAGCCACC TGCTGGAGGCCACGGGCGATGTGGCCCTGTACGCCGGGCTGGTGGTGGCCATTTTTGTCTTCGTGGTGATCCTCATGGCCGTGGGGGTGGTGGTGTACCGCAGGAGACGCCGGGATTTCGACACGGACATCACCGACTCCTCGGCTGCTCTCACCGGAGGCTTTCACCCCGTCAACTTCAAGACATCCCGGCATG ACaaccctcagctgctgcacccGTCCATGCAGCCGGACCTGACGGCCAGCGCGGGCGTGTACCGCGGCCCCATGTACGCCCTGCAGGACTCCTCTGACAAGATCCCCATGACCAACTCCCCCCTGCTGgaccccctgcccagcctcaaGATCAAGGTCTACAACTCGTCcaccgcctcctcctcctcgccggGGCTGCATGATGGCACAGACCTGCTGGGGGGAGTCCCTGCCACCGGCACCTACCCTGGGGACACGGCCAGGGACGGTCACTTTGCCAACGTGAGGAGCAAAggcctgggctcccagcacctcctcagCCTGCCCCGGGAGCATGGCTACAGTGCCAGTGGCACATTTGGCTACCTGGGGGGAAGGCTCACCATGCCAGGCACAG GGGTGAGCCTGCTGGTGCCCCACGGGGCCATCCCCCAGGGGAAGTTCTATGAGATGTACCTGGTGCTCAACAAGGCTGAGACCGCGCT gctgccctcTGAGGGCACACAGACcgtgctgagccctgcagtgacCTGTGGGCCCACGGGCCTGCTCCTGTGCCGCCCCGTGGTCCTGACCATTCCCCACTGTGCCGACGTCGCCTCCTCGGACTGGATCTACCAGCTGAAAACACAGTCCCACCAGGGAAACTGGGAG GAAGTTGTGACCCTGGATGAGGAGACCCTCAACACTCCCTGCTACTGCCAGCTGGAAGCCAAGTCCTGCCACATTTTGCTGGACCAGCTTGGCACCTATGTCTTTGTGGGGGAGTCCTACTCCAGGTCAGCCATCAAGAGGCTCCAGCTGGCCATCTTTGCCCCCACTGTCTGCACCTCCCTGGAGTACAGCCTCAAGGTCTACTGCTTGGAGGACACGCCAGATGCTCTGAAG gaggtgctggagctggagaggacACTGGGAGGGTACCTGCTGGAGGAGCCGAAGCCCCTGCCCTTCAAGGACAGCTACCACAACCTGCGCCTCTCCATCCACGACATCCCGCACGCGCTCTGGAGGAGCAAACTGCTGGCCAAGTACCAG GAAATCCCCTTCTACCACATCTGGAGCGGCAGCCAGCGAGCTCTGCACTGCACCTTCACCCTGGAGAGGTACAGCCAGGCCTCCACCGAGCTCACCTGCAAGATCTGTGTCCGGCAGGTGGAAGGGGAGGGGCAGATCTTCCAGCTCCACGTCACGCTGGGAGAG caCGGCAGCTCGTCCGACACCCTCCGCTCCCACCACAGCGGTGCCACCgccacctccacctcctccaccaCCCAGGTGGGACCCTACGCCTTCAAAATCCCCCTCTCCATCCGGCAGAAGATCTGCAACAGCCTGGATGCTCCCAACTCCAGGGGCAACGACTGGAGACTTCTTGCCCAGAAGCTTTCTATGGACCG GTATCTGAACTACTTTGCCACCAAAGCCAGCCCCACCGGGGTGCTCCTGGACTTGTGGGAAGCCGAGCACCAGGACGACGGCGACCTCAACACCCTGGCCAGTGCCTTAGAGGAGATGGGCAAGAGCGAGATGCTGGTGGTCATGGCCACAGAGGGGGACTGCTGA
- the UNC5B gene encoding netrin receptor UNC5B isoform X2, which produces MPPPSLLLLLLLLSFFLPALLLRRALAAAGLEYSDVLPESFPSAPAETLPHFLREPQDAYIVKNKPVELVCRANPATQIYFKCNGEWVNQNDHVTKESLDEVTGLLVREVQIEVSRQQVEELFGLEDYWCQCVAWSSAGTTKSRRAYVRIAYLRKNFDQEPLGKEVPLEHEVLLQCRPPEGVPQAEVEWLRNEDVIDPSQDTNFLITIDHNLIIKQARLLDTANYTCMAKNIVAKRRSTTAAVIVYVNGGWSTWSEWSPCNNRCGRGWQKRTRTCTNPAPLNGGSFCDGQPFQKITCTTLCPVDGAWTEWSKWSACSTECTHWRSRECAAPAPRNGGKDCSGVLLDSKNCTDGLCLHMLEATGDVALYAGLVVAIFVFVVILMAVGVVVYRRRRRDFDTDITDSSAALTGGFHPVNFKTSRHDNPQLLHPSMQPDLTASAGVYRGPMYALQDSSDKIPMTNSPLLDPLPSLKIKVYNSSTASSSSPGLHDGTDLLGGVPATGTYPGDTARDGHFANVRSKGLGSQHLLSLPREHGYSASGTFGYLGGRLTMPGTGVSLLVPHGAIPQGKFYEMYLVLNKAETALLPSEGTQTVLSPAVTCGPTGLLLCRPVVLTIPHCADVASSDWIYQLKTQSHQGNWEEVVTLDEETLNTPCYCQLEAKSCHILLDQLGTYVFVGESYSRSAIKRLQLAIFAPTVCTSLEYSLKVYCLEDTPDALKEVLELERTLGGYLLEEPKPLPFKDSYHNLRLSIHDIPHALWRSKLLAKYQEIPFYHIWSGSQRALHCTFTLERYSQASTELTCKICVRQVEGEGQIFQLHVTLGEHGSSSDTLRSHHSGATATSTSSTTQVGPYAFKIPLSIRQKICNSLDAPNSRGNDWRLLAQKLSMDRYLNYFATKASPTGVLLDLWEAEHQDDGDLNTLASALEEMGKSEMLVVMATEGDC; this is translated from the exons GGCTGGAGTACAGCGATGTGCTGCCCGAGTCGTTCCCGTCGGCGCCGGCCGAGACGCTGCCGCACTTCCTGCGCGAGCCGCAGGACGCCTACATCGTCAAGAACAAGCCCGTGGAGCTCGTGTGCCGCGCCAACCCCGCCACGCAGATCTACTTCAAGTGCAATGGAGAGTGGGTCAACCAGAACGACCACGTCACCAAGGAGAGCCTGGACGAGGTCACCG ggctgctggtgcGGGAGGTGCAGATCGAGGTGTCCCGGCAGCAGGTGGAGGAGCTCTTTGGCCTGGAGGATTACTGGTGCCAGTGCGTGGCCTGGAGCTCGGCCGGCACCACCAAGAGCCGCCGGGCCTACGTCCGCATCGCCT acCTACGGAAGAACTTTGATCAGGAGCCTCTGGGCAAGGAGGTGCCGCTGGAGCAcgaggtgctgctgcagtgccgCCCCCCTGAGGGGGTCCCACAGGCTGAG GTGGAGTGGCTGAGGAACGAGGACGTCATCGATCCCAGCCAGGACACCAATTTCCTGATCACCATCGATCACAACCTGATCATCAAGCAGGCCCGGCTGCTGGACACTGCCAACTACACCTGCATGGCCAAGAACATCGTGGCCAAGCGCCGGAGCACCACGGCCGCTGTCATTGTCTACG TGAATGGTGGCTGGTCCACCTGGTCTGAGTGGTCTCCGTGCAACAACCGCTGTGGCCGGGGCTGGCAGAAGCGCACGCGGACCTGCACCAACCCCGCGCCCCTCAATGGCGGCTCCTTCTGCGACGGGCAGCCCTTCCAGAAAATCACCTGCACCACCctctgcccag TGGATGGTGCCTGGACAGAGTGGAGCAAGTGGTCGGCGTGCAGCACCGAGTGCACACACTGGCGCAGCCGGGAGTGCGCAGCCCCCGCTCCCCGCAATGGCGGCAAGGACTGCAGCGGCGTGCTGCTGGACTCCAAGAACTGCACTGACGGCCTCTGCCTGCACA TGCTGGAGGCCACGGGCGATGTGGCCCTGTACGCCGGGCTGGTGGTGGCCATTTTTGTCTTCGTGGTGATCCTCATGGCCGTGGGGGTGGTGGTGTACCGCAGGAGACGCCGGGATTTCGACACGGACATCACCGACTCCTCGGCTGCTCTCACCGGAGGCTTTCACCCCGTCAACTTCAAGACATCCCGGCATG ACaaccctcagctgctgcacccGTCCATGCAGCCGGACCTGACGGCCAGCGCGGGCGTGTACCGCGGCCCCATGTACGCCCTGCAGGACTCCTCTGACAAGATCCCCATGACCAACTCCCCCCTGCTGgaccccctgcccagcctcaaGATCAAGGTCTACAACTCGTCcaccgcctcctcctcctcgccggGGCTGCATGATGGCACAGACCTGCTGGGGGGAGTCCCTGCCACCGGCACCTACCCTGGGGACACGGCCAGGGACGGTCACTTTGCCAACGTGAGGAGCAAAggcctgggctcccagcacctcctcagCCTGCCCCGGGAGCATGGCTACAGTGCCAGTGGCACATTTGGCTACCTGGGGGGAAGGCTCACCATGCCAGGCACAG GGGTGAGCCTGCTGGTGCCCCACGGGGCCATCCCCCAGGGGAAGTTCTATGAGATGTACCTGGTGCTCAACAAGGCTGAGACCGCGCT gctgccctcTGAGGGCACACAGACcgtgctgagccctgcagtgacCTGTGGGCCCACGGGCCTGCTCCTGTGCCGCCCCGTGGTCCTGACCATTCCCCACTGTGCCGACGTCGCCTCCTCGGACTGGATCTACCAGCTGAAAACACAGTCCCACCAGGGAAACTGGGAG GAAGTTGTGACCCTGGATGAGGAGACCCTCAACACTCCCTGCTACTGCCAGCTGGAAGCCAAGTCCTGCCACATTTTGCTGGACCAGCTTGGCACCTATGTCTTTGTGGGGGAGTCCTACTCCAGGTCAGCCATCAAGAGGCTCCAGCTGGCCATCTTTGCCCCCACTGTCTGCACCTCCCTGGAGTACAGCCTCAAGGTCTACTGCTTGGAGGACACGCCAGATGCTCTGAAG gaggtgctggagctggagaggacACTGGGAGGGTACCTGCTGGAGGAGCCGAAGCCCCTGCCCTTCAAGGACAGCTACCACAACCTGCGCCTCTCCATCCACGACATCCCGCACGCGCTCTGGAGGAGCAAACTGCTGGCCAAGTACCAG GAAATCCCCTTCTACCACATCTGGAGCGGCAGCCAGCGAGCTCTGCACTGCACCTTCACCCTGGAGAGGTACAGCCAGGCCTCCACCGAGCTCACCTGCAAGATCTGTGTCCGGCAGGTGGAAGGGGAGGGGCAGATCTTCCAGCTCCACGTCACGCTGGGAGAG caCGGCAGCTCGTCCGACACCCTCCGCTCCCACCACAGCGGTGCCACCgccacctccacctcctccaccaCCCAGGTGGGACCCTACGCCTTCAAAATCCCCCTCTCCATCCGGCAGAAGATCTGCAACAGCCTGGATGCTCCCAACTCCAGGGGCAACGACTGGAGACTTCTTGCCCAGAAGCTTTCTATGGACCG GTATCTGAACTACTTTGCCACCAAAGCCAGCCCCACCGGGGTGCTCCTGGACTTGTGGGAAGCCGAGCACCAGGACGACGGCGACCTCAACACCCTGGCCAGTGCCTTAGAGGAGATGGGCAAGAGCGAGATGCTGGTGGTCATGGCCACAGAGGGGGACTGCTGA